The following coding sequences are from one Paenibacillus sp. JDR-2 window:
- a CDS encoding diguanylate cyclase: protein MMWLDFSMFLVLLGLFFYVFAVGTITVLHKIYFALHLVLMVWPLTQFIAQSMPGSPYRLFYLSGSYVGLSLVGVGWFIFVVFMTGQAQLIRTRRLILLSIPALISVACVIVNPNELFLSINEQLATKQLQSGPLYWYMIVQLFSYILVSLVVMGYTIRRGVSVRQQMLVRTAMNGVFVLVLFGLGDFLVNIIFIKYISSYFSIFSVGITLSAVYLVHAITRHRVFDIIQIVQRDVMNTISTGIIVLDESGVVLEFNKAMKPILKLKIGERFSPEALEVHLPKPIRKEFNQFLDEQKLRPMDRQELEISLHNNNGHYRHIVVQSAPILSQKKKELLGRLLTFHDVTELRLLVDETNTQNELLQDRNRELLVMQDELFQANKKLEHMAITDGLTGCYNRRYLLQQLEHEIAVNVQFGIPFSIFLFDIDLFKAINDQYGHLVGDEVICSTVEAVKNTLRSADILARYGGEEFTVYLPHTTRDQADIIADMVKESVEQNVVRTGIGSQSVRVTISMGVVSVEQFDERALDDPKAFLRELLAQADAALYEAKYNGRNRIVKRKLA from the coding sequence GCATCTTGTGTTGATGGTTTGGCCGCTTACTCAATTTATAGCTCAATCGATGCCTGGTTCTCCATACAGGCTTTTTTATCTTTCGGGTTCCTACGTCGGATTGTCATTGGTTGGCGTAGGGTGGTTTATCTTTGTTGTCTTTATGACGGGACAAGCCCAATTGATACGTACAAGGCGGCTTATTCTGCTGTCGATCCCGGCGCTGATCTCCGTCGCGTGTGTCATCGTAAATCCGAATGAGCTGTTTCTCTCTATTAACGAACAGTTGGCAACCAAGCAGCTTCAAAGCGGACCCTTATACTGGTATATGATCGTTCAGCTGTTCTCGTATATTCTCGTTTCGCTCGTGGTTATGGGGTATACGATCCGCCGCGGCGTGTCCGTCCGGCAGCAAATGCTTGTCCGGACAGCCATGAACGGAGTATTTGTGCTAGTCCTGTTTGGATTAGGCGATTTTCTCGTCAATATTATCTTTATCAAATATATTTCCTCCTACTTCTCTATCTTCTCGGTAGGGATTACTTTATCCGCCGTGTATCTAGTGCACGCGATCACCAGACACCGGGTATTCGACATCATTCAAATCGTACAGCGCGATGTGATGAACACGATCTCGACTGGTATTATCGTGCTGGATGAAAGCGGGGTTGTTCTTGAATTCAACAAGGCGATGAAGCCGATCCTGAAGCTGAAGATTGGCGAGCGGTTTTCTCCGGAAGCGCTAGAGGTTCATCTTCCTAAGCCGATCCGGAAGGAATTTAATCAGTTCCTGGACGAACAGAAACTGCGGCCGATGGATCGTCAGGAGCTTGAGATTTCGCTGCATAACAACAACGGCCATTACCGTCACATCGTTGTGCAGTCCGCCCCTATTCTGAGCCAGAAGAAGAAGGAGCTGCTCGGACGGCTTTTGACCTTCCACGATGTAACGGAGCTGCGTCTGCTGGTGGATGAGACAAATACGCAAAACGAGCTGCTTCAGGACAGGAACCGCGAGCTGTTGGTCATGCAGGACGAGCTGTTCCAAGCCAACAAGAAGCTGGAGCATATGGCGATTACGGATGGATTAACCGGCTGCTATAACCGGAGGTATTTGCTGCAGCAGCTGGAGCATGAGATAGCGGTAAACGTGCAATTCGGCATTCCTTTTTCGATCTTCCTCTTTGATATCGATTTATTCAAGGCAATTAACGATCAATATGGTCATCTTGTAGGAGACGAAGTGATCTGTTCGACGGTCGAGGCCGTAAAAAACACGCTGCGTTCGGCAGATATACTCGCTAGGTACGGCGGTGAAGAATTTACGGTCTATCTGCCTCATACAACCCGGGACCAAGCGGATATTATTGCCGATATGGTCAAGGAATCGGTAGAGCAGAATGTCGTCAGAACCGGCATTGGCAGTCAGTCGGTTAGAGTAACGATCAGCATGGGAGTTGTTTCGGTAGAGCAGTTCGACGAGCGGGCTCTGGACGATCCGAAGGCTTTTCTGAGAGAATTGCTCGCCCAGGCTGACGCGGCATTATACGAAGCGAAATACAACGGTCGCAACCGTATCGTCAAGCGTAAGCTGGCTTGA
- a CDS encoding HD-GYP domain-containing protein → MRKVQIGSVKPGDKLAKPIFQDNGRVLLGEGVELNDRYINRLQNLGVDIVYIEDGMTEDLIPEDTLRDETRRQAVEAIYKTMNSFKDQSVVMKGRAIAPDLGRTFRNVFGQIMTDLTTRPNMMVNLTNIHVADAYLFHHSVNVAMLAGVMGIAKGYNRNQLEELGIGALLFDIGMTKIPQKLIEKVGPLTAEERVVMESHTKEGFDILRKYHDISIVSAHCALQHHERYDGSGYPRRLKRDEIHMYAQIVGIADVYDALTSPRPHRKRYSPSEAIEFLFAAGNTYFDFDLIKLFCKHISIYPVSTTVLLSSGQVGVVSLNSELALHRPRVRIIREADGKEPASPYDLELKDELHLTIIKEL, encoded by the coding sequence ATGAGAAAAGTGCAAATTGGATCGGTCAAACCTGGGGACAAGCTTGCAAAACCGATATTTCAAGATAATGGACGGGTTCTGCTTGGCGAAGGCGTAGAGCTGAATGATCGTTATATAAATCGGCTTCAAAATTTAGGCGTTGATATTGTTTATATCGAGGACGGCATGACAGAGGACCTTATTCCCGAGGATACGCTTAGAGACGAGACTCGCCGGCAGGCGGTAGAAGCGATCTACAAGACGATGAATTCCTTTAAGGACCAGTCGGTGGTTATGAAGGGCCGGGCGATTGCTCCGGATCTGGGGCGGACCTTTCGTAATGTGTTTGGCCAGATTATGACGGATTTGACGACCAGGCCAAATATGATGGTCAATCTGACGAATATTCATGTTGCAGACGCTTACTTGTTCCATCATTCGGTGAATGTCGCGATGCTTGCAGGGGTAATGGGAATTGCGAAGGGTTATAACCGCAACCAGCTGGAGGAGCTTGGCATCGGCGCGCTTTTGTTTGATATCGGAATGACCAAGATCCCGCAAAAGCTGATTGAGAAGGTAGGACCTCTGACAGCCGAAGAACGGGTAGTTATGGAGAGCCATACCAAGGAAGGCTTTGATATTTTGCGCAAATATCATGATATCTCAATCGTGTCGGCGCATTGCGCGCTCCAGCATCATGAACGTTATGACGGCTCTGGTTATCCTCGCCGCCTGAAACGGGACGAGATTCATATGTATGCCCAGATCGTAGGGATTGCGGATGTCTATGATGCCCTTACCTCTCCACGGCCGCACCGCAAACGGTATTCGCCATCCGAGGCAATCGAGTTTCTGTTTGCCGCAGGCAATACCTATTTTGATTTTGACCTGATTAAGCTGTTCTGCAAGCATATTTCGATATATCCGGTTTCAACGACCGTATTGCTCAGCTCCGGCCAGGTCGGGGTAGTATCTCTTAACAGTGAGCTTGCTCTGCATCGGCCAAGAGTTCGGATTATCCGGGAAGCGGACGGCAAGGAACCGGCTTCTCCGTATGATTTGGAGCTGAAGGATGAGCTGCATCTGACCATCATCAAAGAATTGTAA